In a genomic window of Cytobacillus sp. FSL H8-0458:
- a CDS encoding YitT family protein — translation MAMTKKKRVVKEVKQLIMITIGAMIAAAGLEFFLVPNSILDGGVIGLSIIAAELTGMTMSIFLIILNLPFLYIGYRKIGMKFTVHTLFGVIVLSASTAYLHHFEPVTDDLFLATVIGAVILGTGVGLVIRTGGALDGSEIIAILVSKKRPVSVGQFIMIVNVFIFILAAFLVFSWETAMYSIITYYIAYKMIDIVVEGMEELKSVTIISDVPEEISAELQKQLGRGMTYIQGQGVFTGEPKKIIYTIVTRIELSTLRSIVEDIDPGALVAIENIADVSGSNFDKGTAH, via the coding sequence ATGGCAATGACGAAGAAAAAGCGGGTAGTAAAAGAGGTAAAACAGCTCATCATGATCACGATAGGTGCGATGATTGCAGCAGCAGGACTTGAGTTTTTCCTCGTTCCCAACAGCATTCTTGATGGCGGTGTTATCGGTCTTTCCATAATTGCTGCAGAGCTGACCGGGATGACCATGAGTATATTTTTAATTATTCTAAACCTGCCATTTCTTTATATTGGCTATCGCAAAATCGGAATGAAATTCACGGTACATACCTTATTCGGAGTAATTGTTTTATCCGCAAGTACCGCATATCTCCATCACTTTGAGCCTGTTACAGATGATTTATTTCTGGCAACAGTCATTGGTGCAGTCATTCTGGGAACAGGGGTTGGACTTGTGATCAGAACTGGCGGGGCTTTGGATGGATCAGAGATTATCGCCATCCTGGTCAGCAAGAAGCGTCCGGTATCTGTCGGCCAATTTATCATGATTGTCAACGTATTTATCTTTATTCTTGCAGCTTTTCTCGTTTTCAGCTGGGAAACAGCCATGTACTCCATTATCACCTATTATATTGCTTATAAGATGATTGATATCGTTGTGGAAGGTATGGAAGAGCTGAAGTCGGTTACAATCATTTCTGATGTGCCTGAAGAAATCTCAGCTGAGCTCCAGAAGCAATTGGGACGAGGAATGACCTATATTCAGGGCCAGGGTGTTTTTACCGGAGAGCCCAAAAAGATCATTTATACAATCGTAACAAGGATTGAACTATCAACGCTCCGTTCCATAGTGGAAGATATTGACCCTGGAGCATTAGTGGCTATTGAAAATATTGCCGATGTCAGCGGCAGCAATTTTGATAAAGGTACAGCGCACTAA
- a CDS encoding iron-containing alcohol dehydrogenase: MYNAYCRMYQKSFKLVSPLLPWREPELIEGANSLDKLPDIIKQKDICRILIVTDRGITALGLMDGLLLNLQKRNIEFYIYDKTVPNPSINNIEEALEVYNKNNCQGILAFGGGSPMDCAKGVGARAVRPEKSIPQMKGQFKVRKKLPPLFAVPTTAGTGSEATVAAVITDSRSHEKYAIIDLCLIPHYAVLDPMITIKLPPHITAATGMDALTHAVEAYIGRSNTAETRKFSIDAVRLIYDNLYEAYINGENLVARANMQKAAYLAGLAFTRSYVGNVHAIAHTLGGFYSVPHGLANAVILPYVLEHYGEAVWELLAELAMAAGIGYPGASAEENANSFVSSIKSLNHKMGIPQKVSGIRDIDIPVMAERALKEANPLYPVPKIFGRKDMLELYQMIKE; encoded by the coding sequence ATGTACAATGCATACTGCCGAATGTACCAGAAATCCTTCAAGCTGGTATCGCCTCTTCTGCCCTGGAGGGAACCGGAACTGATAGAAGGCGCCAATAGCCTGGACAAACTGCCTGATATTATTAAACAGAAAGACATTTGCAGAATTTTGATTGTAACTGACAGAGGCATCACTGCTCTTGGGCTGATGGATGGTTTGCTATTAAATTTACAGAAAAGGAATATTGAATTCTATATTTATGATAAGACAGTTCCAAATCCGTCAATTAACAATATTGAAGAAGCTTTGGAAGTTTACAACAAAAATAATTGCCAGGGTATTCTTGCCTTTGGCGGGGGTTCGCCAATGGATTGCGCTAAAGGCGTTGGTGCAAGAGCTGTGAGGCCTGAGAAAAGCATCCCGCAAATGAAAGGCCAATTTAAAGTCAGAAAAAAGCTCCCTCCCCTTTTTGCAGTCCCGACCACAGCAGGTACGGGGAGTGAAGCCACTGTTGCAGCGGTCATTACCGACAGCCGGTCACATGAAAAATACGCCATTATTGACCTGTGTCTAATTCCGCATTATGCAGTTTTGGACCCCATGATTACGATAAAACTGCCTCCTCATATAACAGCTGCAACCGGTATGGATGCACTAACCCATGCCGTCGAAGCCTACATTGGAAGAAGCAATACAGCAGAGACTAGAAAATTCAGCATTGATGCAGTCCGGCTGATTTATGATAATCTCTATGAAGCCTATATTAATGGAGAAAACCTGGTGGCTAGAGCCAATATGCAAAAAGCTGCTTATCTGGCAGGACTGGCTTTTACCAGATCCTATGTGGGCAATGTTCATGCTATCGCCCATACACTTGGAGGATTTTATTCGGTCCCTCATGGTTTGGCTAATGCAGTCATTCTTCCATATGTACTGGAGCATTACGGAGAGGCAGTCTGGGAGCTTTTAGCTGAACTCGCGATGGCCGCGGGCATCGGGTATCCGGGAGCATCAGCTGAAGAAAATGCAAATAGCTTTGTAAGCAGCATAAAATCTCTCAACCATAAAATGGGGATCCCCCAAAAGGTGAGCGGAATTAGAGACATTGACATTCCGGTAATGGCTGAACGTGCCTTAAAGGAAGCCAATCCCTTGTATCCTGTGCCGAAAATCTTCGGCAGAAAAGATATGTTAGAACTATATCAGATGATAAAGGAATAA
- the wrbA gene encoding NAD(P)H:quinone oxidoreductase, whose amino-acid sequence MENVKLAVIFYSMGGTNYQLSKWAEEGGKEAGAEVKVFKVPELAPQSAIEGNPSWKATVEATKDVPEIKPDDLEWADAIIFSVPTRFGNMPSQMKQFLDTTGGLWAKGKLANKAVSAMTSAQNPHGGQEATILSLYTTMYHWGAIVAAPGYTDPVLFGAGGNPYGTSVTVDQDGNMVEDVKEAVKYQAKRTVTVAEWIKKGNQ is encoded by the coding sequence ATGGAAAATGTGAAATTGGCCGTTATTTTTTACAGCATGGGCGGAACAAACTATCAATTGTCTAAATGGGCGGAGGAAGGCGGTAAAGAAGCTGGTGCGGAAGTAAAAGTTTTTAAGGTTCCCGAACTGGCTCCGCAATCTGCAATTGAAGGCAATCCGTCATGGAAAGCAACTGTGGAAGCGACAAAGGATGTGCCTGAAATTAAGCCGGACGATCTTGAATGGGCAGACGCCATCATATTCAGTGTGCCTACCCGTTTCGGCAATATGCCTTCCCAAATGAAGCAGTTCCTAGATACAACTGGCGGTCTCTGGGCAAAAGGAAAGCTTGCGAATAAGGCAGTAAGTGCAATGACATCAGCCCAAAATCCGCATGGAGGACAGGAAGCAACCATTCTTTCACTTTATACTACGATGTATCATTGGGGTGCTATTGTGGCTGCTCCCGGTTACACCGATCCGGTTCTTTTCGGAGCAGGCGGCAATCCGTATGGAACGAGTGTAACGGTTGATCAGGACGGAAACATGGTTGAAGATGTTAAAGAGGCTGTTAAGTATCAGGCGAAAAGAACAGTCACTGTTGCTGAGTGGATTAAAAAAGGAAATCAATAA
- the brnQ gene encoding branched-chain amino acid transport system II carrier protein — MKKFDSFFIGLMLFSMFFGAGNLIFPPYLGALSGTSFWLAIAGFILTAVGLPFIVLLAISMAKGGIEAIASRVHPLFCTLFMVIIYLSIGPFLAIPRNAGVAFEMGVMPFINDSWNLSLVLFTYSAVFFLFVYVVSLNPAKMERFMGRWITPVLLLSVVILCTAVIMNFDTKQLSPSGGYDSGAFFKGFLEGYNTMDALAALAFGIVILTAIQKKGVHDEKQLSLYTLRAAIIAGVLLAAVYISLGLLGAKTAANGTFENGTAILSSAATLLFGRAGTAFIGAIFTLACFTTVVGLTSACGQYFSKLLPKVSYKLVITAVTLIGFTLSNLGLNQILKVSVPFLVTAYPLTIVLITLSFFNGFFRNPRKVYGSALLFTGVFAALGGLSTFGFDLGALQSLREVLPFASVGMEWVVPAAAGTALGILLSKTDRQQPDSAKQMDVKASL; from the coding sequence ATGAAGAAATTTGACAGCTTTTTTATCGGTCTCATGTTATTCTCAATGTTTTTTGGAGCAGGTAATTTAATATTCCCTCCCTACCTCGGTGCCTTATCAGGTACCTCCTTTTGGCTTGCGATTGCAGGTTTTATTCTGACTGCTGTAGGCTTGCCATTTATTGTACTGCTTGCCATCTCCATGGCAAAGGGTGGAATTGAAGCGATTGCCAGCCGGGTTCATCCTCTTTTCTGCACTTTATTTATGGTTATTATCTACCTGTCCATTGGTCCTTTCCTGGCTATTCCCAGAAATGCAGGTGTTGCTTTCGAGATGGGGGTCATGCCATTTATTAATGATTCATGGAACCTATCACTGGTTTTGTTTACGTATTCCGCGGTCTTTTTCTTGTTTGTATATGTCGTCAGTTTAAATCCGGCCAAAATGGAAAGATTTATGGGCCGCTGGATTACTCCAGTTCTGCTGCTGTCGGTTGTCATTCTTTGTACAGCTGTAATCATGAATTTCGACACGAAGCAGCTGTCTCCATCTGGCGGTTACGACAGCGGCGCATTCTTTAAGGGTTTCCTTGAAGGCTATAACACAATGGATGCCCTTGCCGCTCTAGCCTTTGGAATTGTCATTCTTACTGCCATCCAGAAAAAAGGTGTACATGACGAAAAGCAATTATCCCTCTATACACTAAGAGCTGCAATAATAGCTGGCGTGCTGTTGGCAGCCGTTTATATTTCCCTTGGTTTATTGGGAGCTAAAACAGCTGCTAACGGCACTTTTGAAAATGGGACAGCAATTTTATCATCTGCCGCTACCCTGTTATTCGGAAGAGCTGGCACGGCATTCATCGGTGCAATTTTCACTCTTGCCTGTTTTACGACTGTAGTAGGCTTAACATCAGCCTGCGGACAATATTTCTCAAAGCTGCTGCCAAAGGTAAGCTATAAATTAGTCATTACTGCCGTAACCCTAATTGGTTTCACCTTATCAAATCTTGGGTTAAATCAAATTCTCAAAGTATCTGTTCCTTTCCTGGTAACAGCTTATCCTTTAACCATTGTTTTGATTACCCTGAGCTTCTTTAATGGCTTTTTCCGAAATCCGCGAAAAGTTTACGGGAGTGCGCTATTATTCACAGGAGTATTTGCAGCGCTGGGAGGTTTAAGCACCTTTGGCTTTGATCTCGGAGCCCTTCAATCCCTTAGGGAAGTATTGCCTTTCGCATCGGTTGGAATGGAATGGGTTGTACCAGCTGCAGCAGGTACAGCACTGGGCATCCTTCTTAGCAAAACTGACAGGCAGCAGCCGGATTCAGCAAAACAGATGGATGTAAAAGCTTCTTTATAA
- a CDS encoding topology modulation protein → MKRVMVIGISAGAGKSTFARKLREKTGIEVHHLDAVFWKPGWVESGFQEFSDAQREIVKKKQWIIEGNYSNTFEIRAAACDTVIYLEVPLYLCLYRVLKRWVTNLGKTRPDMAAGCREKMDWKFIKFIVTTYGLRKKKMAERLDRFAAEGKEVIVLKNRLDIDSFLEDFDVKTDNAS, encoded by the coding sequence TTGAAAAGAGTGATGGTGATTGGGATTTCAGCAGGTGCAGGAAAATCAACCTTTGCCAGAAAATTGCGCGAGAAAACAGGCATTGAGGTACACCATTTGGATGCGGTTTTCTGGAAGCCTGGCTGGGTGGAAAGCGGGTTTCAGGAATTTTCGGATGCACAGCGTGAAATAGTGAAAAAAAAGCAGTGGATTATTGAAGGCAATTACAGCAATACTTTTGAAATCAGGGCAGCTGCATGTGATACTGTCATATATCTGGAAGTCCCCCTCTATCTCTGTCTGTACAGAGTATTAAAAAGGTGGGTGACCAATCTTGGCAAAACAAGGCCTGATATGGCTGCAGGCTGCAGAGAGAAAATGGACTGGAAGTTTATAAAATTCATTGTGACAACATACGGACTGCGCAAAAAGAAAATGGCTGAGCGGCTTGACAGGTTTGCAGCTGAAGGTAAAGAAGTCATAGTACTGAAAAACAGATTGGATATTGATTCTTTCCTTGAAGATTTCGATGTTAAGACTGACAATGCTTC
- the corA gene encoding magnesium/cobalt transporter CorA, producing MIRIQAVNKKNELKKDIPLERLKAEWESYKWFWVDFDKPTEVETAELDKTFHFHPLAIEDCVVKLQRPKMDYYEDYSFFVTHSLNHINEDKQEINFFIGSNYIVSYHHELSREMDDVWERLSLSKKISKWDPYLVMYHIIDKIVDNYFPIVYQLEDRLSLIEDNPNDETMEELLEKLFDIRHHLLQIRYTVIPMRDLIYRVINSHRLKGVKERYEYFADIHDHLLKLTEMIDGNRELTTDIRDSYLSINSHQTNRVMRVLTVITTIFMPLTFIAGIYGMNFENMPELSWKYGYFETLLLMFIIASGMFWWFKKKGWFR from the coding sequence ATGATTAGAATACAAGCTGTTAATAAAAAAAATGAACTGAAGAAGGATATTCCTTTAGAGAGGCTGAAGGCGGAGTGGGAAAGTTATAAGTGGTTTTGGGTTGATTTTGATAAGCCAACCGAGGTGGAAACTGCTGAACTGGACAAGACTTTTCATTTTCACCCCCTGGCAATAGAGGATTGTGTTGTCAAACTCCAGCGCCCCAAAATGGACTATTATGAAGACTACAGCTTTTTTGTCACCCATAGCTTAAATCATATTAACGAAGACAAACAGGAAATTAACTTTTTTATTGGTTCAAATTACATAGTATCCTACCATCATGAACTCTCCAGGGAAATGGATGATGTTTGGGAAAGGCTGAGCTTAAGTAAGAAAATCAGTAAATGGGACCCTTACCTGGTCATGTACCATATCATTGATAAAATAGTGGATAATTACTTTCCTATCGTTTATCAGCTGGAAGATCGTTTGAGTCTCATTGAAGATAACCCAAATGATGAAACGATGGAAGAATTATTGGAGAAATTATTTGATATCCGCCATCATTTACTGCAGATTCGGTATACTGTGATTCCAATGCGGGATTTAATATACCGTGTCATTAATTCCCATAGGCTTAAAGGTGTAAAGGAAAGATACGAATACTTTGCTGATATTCATGATCACTTATTGAAATTGACTGAAATGATTGATGGAAACAGGGAATTGACGACCGATATCCGTGACAGTTATTTATCGATCAACTCCCATCAGACAAACCGGGTGATGAGAGTCCTTACCGTGATAACCACCATTTTCATGCCCTTAACCTTCATAGCGGGCATTTATGGGATGAATTTTGAAAACATGCCGGAATTATCGTGGAAATATGGATATTTTGAAACACTGTTATTAATGTTTATTATCGCCTCAGGCATGTTTTGGTGGTTTAAGAAGAAGGGCTGGTTCAGATAA
- a CDS encoding ring-cleaving dioxygenase translates to MNKVTSGIHHISAIVGHPQENIDFYAGVLGLRMVKQTVNFDDPGTYHLYFGNNEGNPGTIITFFPWANASQGVIGDGQVGVTSYAIPKGALGYWKDRFEKFKISYTTEKRFGEESIRFQDPHGLVLEIVERDDGYKNTWTFGSITPDVAVKGFAGATLNSSEPEQTAHLLERVMGLERIGEEGEMIRFQSSAQIGNVIDLKKIPGKRGQMGVGTVHHIAWRAEDDQDQLEWQEYVRSNGYGVTPVRDRNYFNAIYFREHGEILFEIATDPPGFAHDESPGKMGEKLMLPEQYENMRNRIERKLIPIEVRELD, encoded by the coding sequence GTGAACAAAGTTACAAGCGGAATTCATCATATCAGTGCGATCGTAGGCCACCCGCAGGAGAATATCGATTTTTATGCAGGCGTGTTAGGTTTAAGGATGGTCAAGCAGACCGTGAATTTTGATGACCCCGGCACTTACCACCTGTATTTTGGCAATAATGAAGGGAATCCGGGGACAATCATTACATTTTTCCCATGGGCAAATGCATCCCAGGGAGTTATAGGGGATGGCCAGGTTGGGGTCACTTCCTATGCGATTCCCAAAGGTGCCCTTGGATACTGGAAAGACAGATTTGAGAAATTTAAAATTTCTTACACAACTGAAAAAAGATTCGGCGAAGAATCAATAAGATTTCAGGATCCTCATGGTCTGGTTTTAGAAATAGTGGAAAGAGATGACGGCTACAAGAATACATGGACTTTTGGAAGTATTACTCCTGATGTTGCAGTAAAGGGCTTTGCAGGGGCGACTCTTAATTCATCTGAGCCGGAACAAACAGCACATCTGCTTGAAAGGGTAATGGGCCTTGAACGCATTGGGGAAGAGGGAGAAATGATCCGGTTCCAATCCTCAGCCCAAATCGGCAATGTCATAGACCTGAAAAAGATTCCCGGCAAGCGGGGACAGATGGGTGTCGGCACTGTCCATCATATCGCCTGGCGGGCTGAAGATGACCAGGATCAATTAGAGTGGCAGGAATATGTGAGATCCAATGGCTATGGAGTAACACCAGTCAGGGACCGGAATTATTTTAATGCCATTTATTTTCGGGAGCACGGGGAAATTCTTTTTGAAATTGCAACTGATCCTCCAGGATTTGCGCATGACGAATCTCCCGGGAAAATGGGGGAGAAGCTGATGCTTCCTGAACAATATGAGAATATGAGAAATCGAATCGAGAGAAAATTAATTCCTATTGAAGTCAGGGAACTGGATTAA
- a CDS encoding glycosyltransferase family 2 protein: MEPSSIPADPLIKRRRNKVYLTINKKFVISHLISLLWMAFSIYLSLPWLKDLSEIVTLPISIFIIGGIAYVPGYMNAFLVMSLLLDRQPSFKNANTDKEVTLLVAAYNEEKTIFQTLSYVAGQDYHGKIKVIVIDNLSTDDTHLEIVRAQKELNLAIDILKEPKTGKFNALNKGLQHVTTEYVITLDADTLLHPSAVRFLVSRMESSPEEVCAVAGSMLVRNSRENLLTKTQEWDYYLGIASIKRLQGLYQGTLVAQGAFSLYKTESVLQVNGWPDAIGEDIVLTWRLLQKEWKVYFEPLAAAFTDVPSSLSHFAKQRSRWARGMIEGLNEIKPWNQPQIYTKYLTGVNLVMPYLDMVYTFFWIPGLLLAFFGYFWIVGPMTLFVLPLTILSYGILYMYQKHYVFKNLNLKVRKNILGFFTFILFYQMIMSPISVWGYLQELFKSKRVWE, encoded by the coding sequence ATGGAGCCAAGTTCTATCCCTGCAGATCCACTCATTAAACGCAGAAGAAATAAAGTTTATCTAACTATAAATAAGAAATTTGTCATTAGTCACCTGATTTCTCTATTATGGATGGCTTTTTCTATATATCTATCATTGCCCTGGCTGAAGGATTTATCAGAAATTGTCACACTCCCAATCAGCATTTTTATTATTGGGGGTATTGCCTATGTACCGGGCTATATGAATGCATTTCTGGTGATGAGTCTGCTTTTGGACAGGCAGCCATCTTTTAAGAATGCGAATACTGATAAAGAAGTGACATTGCTGGTAGCTGCCTACAATGAAGAAAAAACAATCTTTCAAACGTTAAGCTATGTGGCGGGCCAGGACTATCATGGGAAGATTAAGGTCATCGTTATAGACAATCTTTCTACAGACGATACTCACCTTGAAATAGTAAGAGCACAAAAAGAGCTTAACCTTGCGATTGATATTTTGAAGGAACCAAAGACCGGGAAATTCAATGCATTAAATAAAGGCCTTCAGCATGTGACAACAGAATATGTTATCACACTTGATGCAGATACCCTGCTGCATCCTTCAGCAGTCCGCTTTTTAGTATCACGCATGGAAAGCAGTCCTGAAGAGGTGTGTGCGGTGGCGGGCTCGATGCTTGTACGGAATAGCCGGGAAAACCTTTTGACGAAAACACAGGAGTGGGACTATTACCTGGGTATTGCCTCAATAAAAAGGCTGCAGGGCTTATATCAGGGAACACTGGTTGCACAGGGGGCATTCAGTTTATACAAAACTGAATCCGTCCTGCAGGTAAATGGCTGGCCCGATGCCATTGGAGAAGATATTGTATTGACTTGGAGGCTGCTTCAGAAAGAATGGAAAGTGTATTTTGAGCCGCTGGCTGCAGCTTTTACCGATGTTCCTTCCTCTTTATCTCACTTTGCAAAGCAAAGGTCAAGGTGGGCGAGGGGAATGATTGAAGGACTGAATGAAATCAAGCCATGGAATCAGCCGCAAATTTACACAAAATACTTAACAGGTGTGAACCTGGTTATGCCATATCTGGATATGGTATATACTTTCTTCTGGATTCCCGGATTGCTTTTGGCGTTCTTCGGCTATTTCTGGATAGTTGGACCGATGACCTTGTTTGTGCTGCCGCTTACCATTTTAAGCTACGGGATCTTATATATGTATCAAAAGCATTATGTGTTTAAAAATCTGAATCTGAAAGTCAGAAAAAACATTTTAGGATTCTTCACATTTATCCTATTCTATCAAATGATCATGTCACCCATATCTGTATGGGGGTACCTTCAGGAACTTTTTAAATCAAAACGAGTCTGGGAATGA
- a CDS encoding alpha/beta hydrolase, whose amino-acid sequence MMKHIFQRGKDPAKPVFLLLHGTGGTETDLLPLADHIDPEASVLSVRGNVLENGMPRFFRRLAEGIIDEEDLLFRTKELNGFLNEAAQEYGFERDNIVAIGYSNGANIAGSLLFHHENSLKAAILHHPMVPRRGAELPDLSGTSVFIAAGTNDPICPAEESTDLQSLLEGAGAKVELHWESFGHQLTMGEVQAAARWYKQI is encoded by the coding sequence ATGATGAAACACATTTTTCAAAGAGGAAAGGATCCTGCAAAGCCTGTATTTTTGCTTCTTCACGGAACGGGAGGTACAGAAACTGATCTGCTTCCGCTTGCAGATCATATTGATCCGGAGGCTTCTGTTCTAAGTGTGCGCGGTAATGTGCTGGAAAATGGGATGCCGAGATTTTTCCGCAGGCTGGCAGAAGGTATCATTGATGAAGAAGATCTGCTTTTTCGCACGAAAGAATTAAACGGCTTTTTAAATGAAGCCGCACAGGAATACGGCTTTGAGCGTGACAACATTGTAGCAATCGGCTATTCAAATGGAGCTAATATTGCAGGGAGCTTATTATTCCATCATGAAAACTCTTTAAAAGCAGCGATTCTGCACCATCCGATGGTTCCAAGGCGTGGTGCTGAATTGCCTGATCTCAGCGGAACATCAGTATTTATCGCGGCCGGAACCAATGATCCGATTTGTCCTGCAGAAGAATCCACTGATTTACAGTCATTATTGGAAGGTGCAGGAGCGAAAGTCGAGCTTCACTGGGAAAGTTTTGGCCACCAATTAACCATGGGTGAAGTTCAGGCTGCAGCCCGCTGGTATAAACAAATATAA
- a CDS encoding pirin family protein, translating to MQNEKITKREIASIRKVKLQEHSPIHAAGPVIEPGNWKQYDPFLLMMEDKFQKGAFDVHPHRGIETVTYVIEGAIEHYDSHSGEGGVLGPGDVQWMTAGSGVVHNEVPSEGITAHSLQMWINLPRGKKMTSPRYQNLKGSEVPVREEEGAVIKVFSGSSKGVVSPTLNHVPVTMVEVRMEKGANLSQDLPGSYKGLIYIIEGSGVFGENEVQGANGQVLELGDGGNAESEIAMKAEQTLRFLLYAGEPVNEQIVARGPFVMNTEEEIRTAYKEYMNGTFLR from the coding sequence ATGCAGAATGAAAAAATCACTAAGCGGGAGATTGCTTCAATCAGGAAAGTAAAATTGCAGGAGCACAGTCCCATTCACGCAGCAGGCCCTGTAATAGAACCGGGAAATTGGAAGCAGTATGACCCATTTCTTCTGATGATGGAAGATAAATTTCAAAAGGGAGCGTTTGACGTTCATCCCCATCGAGGGATTGAGACGGTAACTTATGTCATTGAAGGGGCCATTGAGCACTATGACAGTCATTCCGGTGAGGGCGGTGTGTTAGGGCCTGGTGATGTCCAATGGATGACAGCAGGCAGCGGAGTTGTTCATAATGAAGTGCCATCTGAAGGAATTACTGCACATTCGCTGCAGATGTGGATCAATCTTCCGCGGGGGAAGAAAATGACTTCACCAAGATACCAAAACCTAAAGGGCAGTGAAGTACCTGTCCGGGAGGAAGAGGGGGCTGTTATTAAAGTCTTCTCCGGTTCCTCGAAAGGGGTTGTATCTCCAACCTTAAATCATGTGCCCGTCACAATGGTTGAAGTAAGGATGGAAAAAGGCGCCAATCTTTCACAAGATCTGCCTGGCAGCTACAAAGGCTTAATTTATATTATCGAGGGCAGCGGGGTTTTTGGAGAAAATGAAGTTCAAGGGGCCAATGGCCAGGTCCTTGAATTGGGAGATGGCGGGAACGCTGAAAGTGAAATAGCCATGAAAGCCGAACAGACTTTGCGCTTTCTGCTATATGCAGGCGAGCCAGTCAATGAACAGATTGTGGCCCGTGGACCGTTTGTCATGAATACGGAAGAAGAAATACGGACCGCATATAAGGAATATATGAATGGTACCTTTCTGAGATAA
- the zupT gene encoding zinc transporter ZupT gives MSQEVLFALGLTLFAGLATGIGSLMAFFTSRTNTKFLSLALGFSAGVMIYVSMIEIFVKAKDALVGALGQVSGNWATVGGFFGGILLIALIDRFIPKKDNPHEVRTVEEMNDSGNAVKDPALLKMGTFAALAIAIHNFPEGIATFTSALQDPSLGIAIAAAIAIHNIPEGIAVSVPVYYATGSKKKAFKLSFLSGLSEPIGALVAYLILMPYLNDVMFGVIFAAVAGIMVFISLDELLPAAKKYDEAHTSIYGLVAGMAVMALSLLLFI, from the coding sequence ATGTCGCAGGAAGTATTATTTGCATTAGGTCTTACTTTGTTTGCCGGCTTAGCGACAGGTATTGGCAGTTTAATGGCTTTTTTCACTTCTAGAACGAATACGAAGTTTTTATCATTGGCACTTGGCTTTTCCGCAGGTGTGATGATTTATGTCTCCATGATTGAAATCTTTGTAAAAGCCAAAGATGCACTTGTAGGAGCATTAGGTCAAGTAAGCGGGAACTGGGCAACTGTTGGAGGTTTTTTTGGGGGTATCCTCCTTATTGCATTAATTGACCGGTTTATTCCTAAAAAGGATAATCCCCATGAAGTGAGGACAGTTGAAGAAATGAATGATTCCGGCAATGCGGTCAAGGATCCGGCACTCTTAAAAATGGGGACCTTTGCGGCGCTGGCGATTGCGATTCATAACTTCCCGGAAGGAATTGCAACATTTACTTCTGCACTCCAGGATCCTTCGCTTGGAATCGCCATTGCGGCGGCCATTGCCATTCATAATATACCAGAGGGAATTGCTGTCTCAGTTCCTGTCTATTATGCCACAGGAAGCAAGAAGAAGGCTTTTAAGCTATCATTTTTATCAGGGCTGTCAGAGCCGATTGGAGCTTTAGTGGCCTACTTGATTTTAATGCCATATTTAAACGATGTCATGTTTGGTGTCATTTTTGCCGCAGTTGCTGGAATAATGGTGTTCATTTCTCTTGATGAATTATTGCCGGCTGCCAAGAAGTACGATGAAGCCCATACCTCCATTTATGGTCTTGTGGCAGGGATGGCCGTGATGGCGCTCAGCCTCCTGCTGTTTATATAA